A DNA window from Camelina sativa cultivar DH55 chromosome 13, Cs, whole genome shotgun sequence contains the following coding sequences:
- the LOC104737578 gene encoding DNA mismatch repair protein MSH6, whose product MAPSRRQISGRSPLVNQQRQITSFFGKSASSSSSPSPSPAPSLPNKKTPKSNNPNPNYPSPSPPKKTPKLNPNPDPPARSPSPGPATPSPIQSKFKKPLLVIGQTPSPPQSTEITYGDEVVGKQVRVFWPLDKRWYDGSVTFYDKGEGKHVVEYEDGEEESLDLRKEKIEWVVGAKSGDRFKRLRRGASALRKVVTDDDDVEMGDVEEEKENKSDGDDSSDEDWGKNVGKEVCESEEDDDVELVDENEMDEEELLEEKDEETPKVNRVSKTDSRKRKTSEVTKSGSEKKSRTDKDTILKGFKASVVEPPTKIVEAVKVVNGLDDNILDGDALARFGARESEKFRFLGVDRRDAKRRRPTDENYDPRTLYLPPDFVKKLTGGQRQWWEFKSKHMDKVVFFKMGKFYELFEMDAHVGAKELDIQYMKGEQPHCGFPEKNFSVNIEKLVRKGYRVLVVEQTETPDQLEQRRKEKGSKDKVVKREICAVVTKGTLTDGEMLSTNPDASYLMALTEGGESLTDQKAEHIFGVCLVDVATKKIMLGQFKDDRDCSALSCLLSEIRPVEIIKPAKVLSTATERTIVRQTRNPLVNNLVPLSEFWDAEKTMHEVGIFYNRISCQPSSAYSSEEKILGDGSSFLPKMLTELATEDKNGSLALSALGGAIYYLRQAFLDESLLRFAKFEYLPYCDFSNVNEKQHMVLDAAALENLEIFENSRNGGYSGTLYAQLNQCVTASGKRLLKAWLARPLYNTELIKERQDAVAILRGENLPYSLEFRKALSRLPDMERLIARIFSSIEASGRNGDKVVLYEDTAKKLVQEFISTLRGCETMAEACSSLRAILKHDKSRRLLTLLTPGQSLPNISSSIKYFKDAFDWVEAHNSGRVIPHEGADEEYDCACKAVEEFEFSLKKHLKEQRKLLGDASINYVTVGKDEYLLEVPESLSGSVPNDYELCSSKKGVFRYWTPTIKKLLKELSQANSEKESALKSISQRLIGRFCEHQEKWRQLVSATAELDVLISLAFASDSYEGVRCRPVVSGSRSDDVPHLSATGLGHPVLRGDSLGRGSFVPNNVKIGGAEKASFILLTGPNMGGKSTLLRQVCLAVILAQIGADVPAETFEVSPVDRICVRMGAKDHIMAGQSTFLTELSETAVMLTSATRNSLVVLDELGRGTATSDGQAIAESVLEHFIDKVQCRGLFSTHYHRLSVDYQTNPKVSLCHMACQVGEGIGGVEEVTFLYRLTPGACPKSYGVNVARLAGLPDYVLQRAVIKSQEFEALYGKKHGKTDGEKLEAMIKQIISSVASVSENSTSKDSLSKLHSMANTYLKLTS is encoded by the exons ATGGCTCCGTCTCGTCGTCAGATCAGTGGAAGATCTCCGTTGGTGAACCAGCAGCGTCAAATTACCTCTTTCTTTGGGAaatctgcttcatcttcttcttctccgtctccGTCACCAGCTCCATCTCTTCCCAATAAGAAAAcccccaaatctaacaaccctaaccctaattaTCCGTCTCCGTCACCGCCTAAGAAAACTCCCAAATTGAACCCTAATCCCGATCCTCCTGCTCGCAGTCCTAGCCCTGGTCCTGCGACTCCTTCTCCTATACAGTCCAAGTTTAAGAAGCCTTTGCTCGTCATCGGACAGACTCCTTCGCCTCCTCAATCGACGGAAATCACGTACGGGGACGAGGTGGTGGGAAAGCAGGTTAGGGTTTTCTGGCCGTTGGATAAGAGATGGTACGATGGGAGCGTGACTTTTTATGATAAGGGTGAGGGTAAGCATGTAGTCGAGTATGAAGATGGGGAAGAAGAGTCTTTGGATTTAAGGAAGGAGAAGATTGAGTGGGTTGTTGGGGCGAAATCAGGAGATAGGTTTAAGCGATTGAGACGAGGCGCTTCGGCTTTGAGAAAAGTTGTcacggatgatgatgatgtggagaTGGGTGatgtggaagaagagaaagaaaataaaagtgatggTGATGATTCTAGCGATGAAGACTGGGGAAAGAACGTGGGGAAGGAGGTATGcgagagtgaagaagatgatgatgtggaATTGGTTGATGAAAAtgagatggatgaagaagagctcttggaagagaaagatgaagaaactcCCAAGGTTAATAGAGTTTCCAAAACTGACTCTAGAAAGCGGAAGACTAGTGAAGTAACGAAGTCAGGCAGTGAGAAGAAAAGCAGGACTGATAAAGACACTATTTTGAAAGGTTTTAAGGCTTCTGTTGTGGAGCCTCCGACGAAGATTGTAGAAG CTGTTAAGGTAGTCAATGGTTTGGACGATAACATATTGGATGGAGATGCTCTGGCTAGATTTGGTGCTCGTGAATCTGAAAAATTCCGCTTCCTGGGAGT GGACCGAAGGGATGCTAAAAGGAGACGCCCTACCGATGAGAATTATGATCCGAGGACACTCTACCTTCCTCCTGATTTTGTGAAAAAGTTAACAGGGGGCCAG AGACAATGGTGGGAGTTTAAATCAAAGCATATGGACAAAGTTGTATTCTTCAAG ATGGGTAAATTCTATGAGCTTTTTGAGATGGACGCACATGTAGGAGCCAAGGAACTTGATATCCAGTACATGAAG GGAGAACAACCTCATTGTGGATTTCCGGAGAAGAATTTCTCTGTAAACATCGAGAAACTAGTTAGAAAG GGCTATCGGGTTTTAGTAGTGGAGCAAACAGAAACACCTGATCAGCTGGAGCAACGGCGAAAAGAGAAAGGTTCCAAGGATAAA GTTGTGAAGCGTGAAATATGTGCAGTTGTTACAAAAGGCACGCTGACAGATGGGGAGATGCTATCAACTAATCCGGATGCATCTTATCTAATGGCATTGACTGAAGGAGGAGAAAGTTTAACTGATCAGAAAGCAGAGCACATTTTTGGTGTCTGTTTGGTTGATGTTGCGACAAAGAAGATAATGCTGGGCCAG TTCAAGGATGATCGAGATTGCAGTGCATTATCTTGCCTGCTATCTGAGATAAGGCCGGTTGAAATTATTAAACCAGCTAAGGTGTTGAGTACTGCAACCGAGAGAACAATAGTTAGACAAACCAGAAATCCCTTGGTAAATAATCTGGTCCCACTTTCTGAATTCTGGGATGCAGAGAAGACCATGCATGAAGTTGGAATTTTCTACAATCGAATCAGTTGTCAACCGTCTTCGGCTTATTCTAGTGAGGAAAAGATTCTAGGTGATGGTTCAAGCTTCCTTCCAAAAATGCTGACTGAATTAGCAACTGAAGATAAGAATGGCAGCCTGGCACTCTCTGCTCTTGGTGGTGCCATTTACTACCTGCGACAAGCATTCTTGGATGAGAGTCTGCTTAGATTTGCCAAGTTTGAATACCTGCCTTACTGTGATTTCAGCAACGTTAATGAGAAACAGCACATGGTTCTTGATGCTGCTGCTCTCGAAAACCTTGAGATATTTGAAAACAGTAGAAATGGAGGCTATTCGGG AACGCTGTATGCTCAACTGAATCAATGCGTCACTGCATCTGGGAAACGGTTACTAAAAGCATGGCTGGCAAGACCTTTATATAATACGGAATTGATCAAGGAACGACAAGATGCTGTAGCAATTCTGCGG GGTGAAAATCTTCCGTACTCACTGGAATTCCGGAAGGCGTTGTCCAGACTTCCAGACATGGAACGGTTGATTGCACGTATTTTTTCTAGCAT TGAAGCTAGTGGGAGAAACGGAGATAAAGTGGTGTTATATGAAGATACGGCAAAGAAGCTGGTACAAGAATTCATATCAACTCTACGTGGTTGTGAAACAATGGCAGAAGCATGCTCTTCTCTCCGTGCTATTTTGAAGCATGATAAATCCAGGCGTCTGCTTACTTTATTAACTCCTG GTCAAAGTCTTCCGAATATATCATCCTCCATTAAGTATTTCAAGGATGCTTTTGACTGGGTAGAAGCTCACAATTCGGGGCGTGTAATACCCCATGAAGGAGCTGATGAAGAGTATGATTGTGCTTGCAAAGCAGTAGAAGAATTTGAGTTCAGTTTGAAAAAACATCTGAAAGAGCAACGGAAATTACTTGGAGATGCATCA aTAAATTATGTTACAGTTGGAAAAGACGAATACCTCTTGGAAGTTCCTGAAAGTTTAAGTGGGAGTGTTCCTAATGATTATGAATTATGCTCAtcgaaaaag GGTGTTTTCCGATATTGGACTCCTACCATCAAGAAATTATTAAAAGAGCTATCACAAGCAAATTCTGAAAAAGAATCGGCTCTAAAGAGCATTTCACAGAGATTAATTGGACGTTTCTGCGAGCATCAAGAAAAATGGAGACAATTGGTTTCTGCAACAGCTG AGCTCGACGTGTTGATCAGCCTCGCTTTTGCAAGTGATTCTTATGAAGGAGTAAGATGCCGCCCAGTAGTATCAGGTTCTAGATCTGATGATGTTCCACACTTATCTGCCACTGGTCTAGGGCATCCAGTTCTAAGGGGTGATTCGTTAGGCAGAGGTTCTTTTGTAccaaataatgtaaaaataggTGGTGCTGAGAAAGCCAGTTTCATCCTCCTCACAGGCCCTAATATGGGTGGAAAATCTACCCTTCTTCGCCAAGTTTGCTTGGCTGTAATCTTGGCTCAG ATTGGAGCAGATGTCCCAGCAGAAACCTTTGAGGTTTCGCCTGTTGACAGAATATGTGTGCGGATGGGTGCAAAAGATCATATCATGGCAGGACAGAGCACGTTTTTAACAGAACTTTCAGAAACTGCGGTGATGTTG ACATCAGCTACCCGAAACTCGCTGGTGGTGCTAGATGAGCTTGGACGAGGAACAGCAACATCGGATGGACAAGCCATTGC GGAATCCGTACTTGAGCACTTCATAGACAAGGTGCAGTGTAGAGGATTATTCTCTACTCATTATCATCGTCTCTCTGTAGATTATCAAACCAATCCAAAG GTCTCACTTTGCCATATGGCATGTCAAGTAGGAGAAGGAATTGGTGGAGTAGAAGAAGTTACATTTCTCTATAGACTGACACCTGGTGCATGTCCTAAAAGCTATGGAGTTAATGTTGCTCGGTTAGCTG GTCTTCCAGATTACGTACTTCAGAGAGCCGTGATAAAATCCCAAGAATTTGAGGCCTTGTACGGtaaaaaacatggaaaaacTGATGGTGAAAAATTGGAAGCTATGATAAAGCAGATCATCAGTAGTGTTGCATCAGTCTCTGAAAACTCTACTTCAAAGGACTCGTTATCTAAGCTACACTCCATGGCCAACACATATCTCAAGTTAACCAGCTAA